GTAGAGGCTGCTGAAGGAGAAGAATCCGGTAATGGTGGTGATATTGTTACCAAAGAAGAATATACAGACTTTGAGTTAAGTCTGGATTTTAAAATCACTGAAGGAGCAAATAGTGGTATTAAATATTATGTAACTGAGCAGTATAATTCTGGTAAGTCCGCGATTGGTTTAGAATATCAGGTACTGGATGATGATAAGCATCCTGATGCTAAAAAAGGTAATAATGGCAAAGGTACACGTACAGTATCTTCTTTGTATGACCTCATTGCTGCTGAAGGTAAAGAAGTAAATCCAGTAGGAGAATGGAACCATGCACGTATCGTCTCTCAGGGGGGTAAAGTTCAGCACTTTTTGAATGGTAAAAAAGTAGTTGAGTACGATCGTTTCAGCGAAGAGTTTGCCCAAAGAATACAAAACAGTAAGTACAAAGATTGGGAAGGTTTTGGCGTGTGGGAGTCTGGTCACATACTACTGCAAGACCATGGAAATCAGGTTTTCTACAAAAATATTAAAGTAAGAGAGCTACCAGCGTCTTAACTTTTATTTAATTATCAGGCAGCTAAGGCAAAATTTGTCTTAGCTGTTACTTTTTAATCTACACATATGCGATACATATACACTTATCTCTTCATCTTTATAGTTTTAGGAGCATGCCAGACCAATGAGCAGAAGCAGAGCAGTAGTTTACAAGATACTACGGCAGTTGCGGATAAGCACATTAGCCTCCGACATGACGAAGCCAGGCAGATGGTAGATGTATTTGTAGATGGCCAGCCTTTTACCACATACCGATATGACTCTGCACTAAAAAAGCCAGTACTCTTTCCTATTCGTTCGTCAAATGGAACAGTGATTACCAGAGGCTATCCTCTTGAACCTCGTGTCGGCGAACAGGCCGATCATTTACATCATGTAGGTCATTGGCTTAATCATGGAGTCGTTAATCAGGTGGATTTCTGGGCAAGCACCTCAAAAACTGAAACTACTGAAAATAAAGTGTATGGTGCTATAGTACAGCGAGAGGTGCAAATGGAAGAAATGGGAGAGCAGGCTAAGCTTACATATGTAGCAGACTGGATTAGCGACTATGGAGATACCTTACTACTGGAAGAAACCACTTTTACCTTTATGGGTGAGGGCCCCTTTCGCTTGATTGACAGAGAGAGCACCCTTAAGGCTACTAAAGATTCGGTGGTCTTTGAAGATTCTAAAGAAGGCATGATGGCTATTAGAGTGGCACGTTTTATGGAACAAGCCTATGATAACCCTCAGGAAATTATAAACGAA
This window of the Porifericola rhodea genome carries:
- a CDS encoding 3-keto-disaccharide hydrolase; translated protein: MKLQKIMAMTLAFGMLAACGKQGKEQTEESTTAEAEAMTATTTEENKDNTLSPEETQNGWELLFDGQSTDKWRGAHSETFPERGWYVEDGVLVVEAAEGEESGNGGDIVTKEEYTDFELSLDFKITEGANSGIKYYVTEQYNSGKSAIGLEYQVLDDDKHPDAKKGNNGKGTRTVSSLYDLIAAEGKEVNPVGEWNHARIVSQGGKVQHFLNGKKVVEYDRFSEEFAQRIQNSKYKDWEGFGVWESGHILLQDHGNQVFYKNIKVRELPAS
- a CDS encoding PmoA family protein, whose product is MRYIYTYLFIFIVLGACQTNEQKQSSSLQDTTAVADKHISLRHDEARQMVDVFVDGQPFTTYRYDSALKKPVLFPIRSSNGTVITRGYPLEPRVGEQADHLHHVGHWLNHGVVNQVDFWASTSKTETTENKVYGAIVQREVQMEEMGEQAKLTYVADWISDYGDTLLLEETTFTFMGEGPFRLIDRESTLKATKDSVVFEDSKEGMMAIRVARFMEQAYDNPQEIINEKGEISEEEIIDNTHVKGLYRSDQGLEGDAVWGTRSKWVNLSSDQDSLHYSITIMDHPDNINHPTHWMARGYGLFAANPLGSKVYSEGTEELNLTLAPSESISFKYRILVYQGEQLSLEELEAKYQDYISLR